Part of the Porites lutea chromosome 14, jaPorLute2.1, whole genome shotgun sequence genome, ccgcattttttttttgtttcgtccGAACGGGATATTCATCGCACGACATCTCccacattttttttgtcactttccGTCTTTGTCAAAAACACTCACTACGGTGATTAACATCAACAAAATCGCATTCACAGTCCGTATATTCAGGTCTTGCCTCAAACTCAGACAGAAATGGAATTTACTCATCTCTTACGTTGGTAATTTCCGACGCCATTTTGTTTGTGTATCATTTGCACATAGCCCTCGCAAAAATGCGCGCGCGTGTCACCCGAGACGGCGTAATTTGTGCTAAAAATAGCCCATTTTGCATTAATGGAAGAGGTATCCAGTTAGGGTCTCCTATCCCGATTATGGCTCCTGATATGACGGATTTTTCTAATTTGACAGAGCCCTTATATTTTTTGTGTTGCAGGAGGAGACGAGTGGAAGCTGGTTGCTGAGAGACTGGGTTTAGATCAAGAAAAAATTCGTTTTCTTGACAACCGCACCCTGAACCCAGCTGATGCTCTAATTGGTTATATGGCAAATCAGCGTCATTTGACTGTAGCAGATCTTTATAAAGTTTTGTGTGATTGTGAGCTTCCTGTTATAGCCGACACATTgtaaagaaaagtaaaagagGAGTTGCGTCTTGTGGTTGAGAAAAGGTGTTCCTCATTTCCTCAGCATTTGGGTCTCTAGTTTAGAGGCTAAAGCAAGTGCACAAAGCAAAAGATAATTACATGTATGATTAGATAAGATCttccattttaataaaaacaaaaacaaacattttgtagAGTTTTAACTGAATTAGCATCCACTCAAATGAACGAAATTTTAACTATGCTGTTCTTCAGAATTTTGATAATTGGtaaaaacagtttcttttatgAAGGCCGAGAAAAGCATACGTTTTACGCGAACGTCTGAAAgtgtataattttcttgctttcaCACACACAAACAAATGTTTTCGGGGGGAGAGGGAGGAGTGAGGTGCTCAGCGACTGAAACGGACATGCGTTGTTTTAAATGAGGAAACAGATCTAGAAGTGTCTCCGAGGGACTGGTGACAAGCTTTTTCCCGGAAGTACTTCCGGTATTGTGTTCGTTGATCGAACATTTGCTAAGATTTTATCAGAATCGAAccataaatgaaataatttcacAGAAGGTAAAATGTGATATCTGAAAGGATTTACTGTGGTAAGGCATGGGGAGCCGTGGACAGCGATCGAACGGTGGAAGAGGAGGGTAAGGCTTTTAAAAGCTGATACCAAATTTCAGGATTCATATGCATTGAGCTTACTTTTCAGTATTTATTAGATCTAACCCTTTCTATGACAGACTGACAAAATAGCCTCGATTTTTTCTCATCAAAGTACTATCCAGACCTATTTCAACGACTACTTGATCTGAAAAGATGTCTCTGAAACAGTCTGCAGTCATCGTTACACTCCCGAATAGACTTACACTGAATATAAATATGAAACAACGATGTCAACAAAGTgcagttttgattaaaagtaaGCTCTTAAAGCGTATAGCTGAAGCATTGAAATGCCGAGTAATAATTTCtaggaaaaaactttttttatgaCGGCTTCAATCAGAGCTGGACACTCAAGCGCATATCTAAAATTAGTTTATTCTTGTCGAGGCACAAATAAAACCTTAAACCATCAATCCTGTCTACAACTTTATTACAACTTTGCTAATTTTTTGTAAGTTTGCACATTAAAAGCTTTATCTGTCTGCAGATAGCGCTGTTATTGCGGCAAAGTTCTCTCTCTTCAGTATACACCGTAACTGAATGACTGGTCTTCAATATACTATAGATGAATATAAATTACAAGAATGACTCGAGTTGACTCGGTCATTACCGTTTAGGTCACCTAGCGTAATTGAGGTGTCGATTGCTGATATTTCCTTAAATATTGGTTGGGTTGAAAACACAACTGTAAGCCGGTAGATGAAAGGGTCTTGATGGCAGTTGATCTCTCAGTCTGACAAAAGGCTGCACTGAGGTCAGTGATGATCATGACTTCTCATCCTTCACAGAGTAGCTTACAATCGTCTCCAACAAAATGGAGCGGCAACAAAGGGTGAATTTGTGACCGTCCCAAATGATCTGAAAGGTTACGTCATCGGGAAGGATGGGTGTACTATTAAAGAGATCATGAAGTCATCAGGCGCGAAGATCACATCACCGCGAAGGCAGGACGATGGGTTTTTAGTCAAAGGTGATGCTGGACAAAGAGAATATGCTAAGAGGCTTATATTAGAGAAAGTGGTAAGTGCAATGTGTAATGATAACATAGTAAGAATATTATTTCTGTGTCAAATAGATTGACCATTTCCTTTCATTGCGAAAATAAAAATTGAGTATGATTTATCAAATCACAAGATCAGTACAAGTCTAGAAATCAGTATTATATAAAAGACAGAGATAACGAAACTCTGGATCCACTTCGTTAAAAGTCGtcataaaaaaacaaagttaaaaaccAGCTATTTACAGGACAAATGGAAGGATGCAGATTTACAACTTAGACTGACTGAAGCAAAACATTTCGCTTTTTGTGAAGTGCAATATTGATCATTAATCTTTCAATTGTCAGCTTCTCTTTGAACGTTATGGATTAGCACTGTGCAGAAATATCATACTTCCGGGTTTAATAGGGTAGACGTGAGGACGCAAAACAATTACCTTCGTACTTTCCTCTACAGCACCAATTACAGATCAAGAAATCAGAGATAGCTCAGACTTTTGAATTGGTCCAAATTCCAAGTGAATGCAAAGGCTTTGTGATAGGTAAAAGAGGAGAGAATCTCAGACAGATAAGCAGTCAAACAGGAGCAGATTTGATACGTAAAGATGGTAATGTGTACCTGGCCAGCGGAACAGAAGAACAAAGACAACATGCTAAACAATGTATCAGAGAAATAGTGGTGAGTTGTAACATCAGGCCTTAATGGACCTCTTTGGCTTGTGTTTTGCTTTCCCAATAGAGTTCCTAGtgttttcataaattatgcgtagaTATACACGTGGAtgagacgaaatttgaaagaaacattcCTCTAGAGTATTATCAAATGACCtgtattggaacaaaaaaacATGCAAGCTAAAGAGATCTTTTGTTGAGACCGGCGAGAACACAAACCAGAGAACAGAGATTGGTGAGAACACAGTCACCCCATGCATGTAAGGTAATCGGCATTCCGGAATCCAAAACATATGCGCTTGTGGAATTGGGAATCCTAGGCTTTGAAATCCGTAAcccagctcaaggaatccggaatccatgttCTACTGAGGAGGAGTCCGGAATCCAGTAACTGGAATCCGCAATCCACAaggtggaatccagaatccaagactgtccctgattaccttacatggggcgagtgAACTGTCAGCTAAAATTGTCTTTTACGGCAAACATCCGGCCCTGATTACATGAGACCGGTGGGAACCCGAAACCAGTAAGACGTAAGATCACTCTCACTGCTAATACTTGCTTCTGCCATTGTAGATAAGGGTCTCTGCCAGACTAGTTTCATGTAAGAAGACCCATCTAAAGTTGTACCGGTCTTGTAAGTTCCTCAATGCCGCCGTTCAAGGTACTTGCTTTTATCGTTCAGATTCGTCCCGGTGTAGTTTTATACTTCCCGAGTTTATGAGGGTTTAATGCCTTTAAAAACGTACCGTTCCTTTGACTTATCATGGGAGAGAAAAATCATCAATCTGCGAATACGTACGTACAAGCTGTTAGGATTAGCCCACTGACTTAACGACTATTTATACATATGGGTACATTTAAGCTTTGCagaaagtatttaaaataacACTCATAAACAGTTTACGCTTTAATTTGTTCTCTGGCACAAATGCAGAGGAGAAAATCGGAAGAAAACGCTCCCCCCGGAGAATTAGTAGACATTCCACGCGAATTCAAGGGATTAGTCATGGGCTCAGGGGGATACAACCTCAATTTCATCAGCACGAAGACAGGAGCAAAACTGATTCGCAAAGATCGTGAAGTGTACATAGTCAGTGGCACCGACAAACAGAAGGAACAGGCCAGACTGCACATTAAAGCAGCAATAGTAAGTACATTGGAATACCTTAATTACGCTTATTTAGAAAAATTTATATCTCGGGCAAGTAGTTAGAGGTGAACTCAGGCCTTCAATCTATTCACACCATAGAAGATAGCAGCTAGTAAAACAGTTTGCAAGAAACAGCGCTCAAAATTTGTCTCTAGGCTGGAGCAATAATCAGAGGTTTAGAAAACGAATTCGTCAAGCCCTGTGTCTACATTGATGACTGGAATCTCCCTGAGGATTGTGAAGTTAAACTGAAGAGCTTGGCGAAAAAGGATCGTACGGTACATCCAGGTTGGGACACTCAGTACAGGCTTATACCGTCTGATCACGATGGGCCACAGGTTTGCAAGCATTTTTTGTGTTACTTTGCCATGCGTTGTTAATATCACATTTTAGCTAAGTTTCCCAGTCTAAACTATTTTTTGTGTACTGCACGTATGTAAGTTGTCATTTCTTAAAGGAGTACAAGGAGTTACATTCATCCTagcttttctctctctctgtttttaatcctttttatTACAATTACTGTactaaaaaagataaaacagcCAGCCTTTTCGATGGCAAGCTGCAGAATCCAGTGCGGTTGTAAGGCTAGAAAACCAGTCCATTTAACGTTGTACTATAGCCTCCACACATCTAATTTTGCTACTGCCCACTTGTCCAACAGATCAGTACACGGAGGCGGCTTACTTACTTTCCTACCTAATATTTTACATATATACATTTCACAATCTACTTTAAATAAggtgatttttcttttacatagGGTCGCTGTTACTCTTTTACAAATCGTCCTTATAACcttttttatcattgttatgtCCATCACTTAATTTATTGCCattaaattgtaataaataaaacttgtcCTGTTTAGGTGTCCTCCAATTCTAGTACTGTCGACCCACCCTATTTGTCCCAGCTTATGGTGGACGCTTTGGAGTCTCTTCAAAACATAAAGCAGCAAATGAAGACAAAAGAATATCCTAAGGCCGATATGTGGTGTCACTTTGGGACAGCTAACATCCGGGGACCTGACGAAGGTACCGCTTTGTTTCAGTCATCCCTACAACACATGCACGCAGACTCGTGAAAATGAGACATGTCTCAAATGCACCTTCCAATTAAGTGTATGTACCGATAAAGCCATACATTGAATTAAAATTGACTAACGTGAAGTGAGATCAGTAGCGCGGATCAAATTTTCTGGTCTAAAGAGACGTTATAGCACGCGACTGAAAATTCAGACACCTCCTAAGTGCTTGGTAAAAGTTATTTGATGTTTAAAATCAGAAACGATTCAAAGTCAGCGGCGCAGCAAGGAATTTTCTagaggtacgcacaattttCCAAATCCGCCTGCTCCACCTGATTCGCCTTCTCCCCCACCCGCTAACTCCCCCTCAAGATCCAAAATTATTTCCAGGTGCCTTGACTTTAGATGAGGTCTTGGTGTCCCAAACTTATCCTGCATAGCAGAAGTTGAAACTTTTTGCGATGTAAACACTTCCTTGTGTCCTTATAACTTTGCATAACTCCTGGCCATGTGAGTGAGGGGCGCTGCACACAGATCactctttaaaataattatcttacATTCATTTGCGTTTTTATTAcgtttttaaaacttgtttatttcaCTTTTCTTCTGACCCTCAACTTTTCCAgttacgcacgtgcgtaccgtgcgtacaggtagctacgcccctgcaggTTGTATTTGCTTGCAAAGTtatacaaagaaatttcacGTTAACCAAACAAACAACTCATGGTTACTGAATCTGCAGTCCTACAGTCACGTCGACgtacttttttattttgtcagaGGAAGCTGAGGAAGGAGAGTGGACTATCAAAGAGGTAGTAGAGAGGTTTCAGTCAGACAACGAGAGAAGTCCATGGAGAACTTCACTCAAGGGAGGAGTTGATCTGGATGAAAAAACCTGGAAAGGAATCAGTTCCCGCGAAAGCACTACGAACGGAAACATGGATTATGTGGCAAGATATGACTTGACTTTTTTAATGCCACTTGGAAATGAAATACGATTCAAGGTAAGGGCTCCAGTTGATTGAACATAACATTCgtccaaaaaataaattgtaatttgtaatttgtttacccacggatcactaaggagttcataagaactcgctgaaacgtgtccgtgcgttcga contains:
- the LOC140925212 gene encoding uncharacterized protein codes for the protein MGSRGQRSNGGRGGVAYNRLQQNGAATKGEFVTVPNDLKGYVIGKDGCTIKEIMKSSGAKITSPRRQDDGFLVKGDAGQREYAKRLILEKVHQLQIKKSEIAQTFELVQIPSECKGFVIGKRGENLRQISSQTGADLIRKDGNVYLASGTEEQRQHAKQCIREIVRRKSEENAPPGELVDIPREFKGLVMGSGGYNLNFISTKTGAKLIRKDREVYIVSGTDKQKEQARLHIKAAIAGAIIRGLENEFVKPCVYIDDWNLPEDCEVKLKSLAKKDRTVHPGWDTQYRLIPSDHDGPQVSSNSSTVDPPYLSQLMVDALESLQNIKQQMKTKEYPKADMWCHFGTANIRGPDEEEAEEGEWTIKEVVERFQSDNERSPWRTSLKGGVDLDEKTWKGISSRESTTNGNMDYVARYDLTFLMPLGNEIRFKVWITRSNTRKKLEDIPIPFNDVKNILDEIHFEDEFTRSRCRGWLVLPSRKYLQADILFPGCEFDCRLTIRGRMDSALIADYVPDRESRQALSEYLCRLTLKDENGFEICLPEGGTPEGFHLIHNRRSERSRYEICPGFTVTFSKESSWPSDLSMEEPRELTDLHLHCREWDELLNSGEWEPEQITAKLPQFFRFVKDVQRFVLREMRTKTDQ